GATTGAGATCATCTGCTCTTCCTGGAGCCGCGTAAATATTCTATCTAGAACACCGCTTTTGCTCCAACGGTTCATGCGAGTATATATGGAATGCCAGTTTCCAAAGTGCTTAGGCAATCCGCGCCACTTGCAACCTTGTTCTAGAACATACAAAATGGCGTTAATAACTTGCAGGTTATCTAGAGAGACATTGCCCCGCTGCCGAGGGAAGCTATCCGCGATGCGTTGATACTGCTCTCTGGTTATTTGCATACCAACAAGCTAGCCAGAGATTAGACAATGACAAGTAGAGTTAACAGGCCCTAGATCACAAGGCAGCCATGGCCAACTCCGGGCGTTTATCGGAAGCCGCCTTTCGGGCTGAGCTTGTTCCCAATATTTCGGAAAGTAACGTGTCGAATTCGTCCAGATCAATTGGCTTGGCTATATACCCGTTCATGCCGCTTTCGAGCAGCAATTGCTTGTGCTCCTCCAAGGCGCTGGCCGTGACGGCGATGATGGGTATGTCCGGGTCAACGCCCGGAGGCGGCGAGCGCCGGATGATCTTGGTGGCTTCCAGGCCGTCCAGCTTGGGCATCCGCCAGTCCATGAGCACAAGGTCGAAGGGTTCCCGCTGCAGGGCCTGCAGGGCTTCCAGACCATCCTGCACTCGCAGCACCTCATGCCCCCTGCGCCTTAGCAGCTCTTCGGCGAGCAGCGCGTTGACGTCGTTGTCCTCGGCCAGCAGCACCTTGACGCCTCGCCATTGCCTTAGGATGGTCGGTTGGGCCTGGAACGCCGGTGCCGGGGCTTGCACCACGGACCCGAAGGCGGCGGTGAAGGAGAACGTGCTGCCCTTGCCGACCTCGCTCTCGACTTGGATTCGGCCGCCCATCATGCGCACGAGTTCCTTGGATATAGCCAGCCCGAGACCCGTGCCGCCCTGCTCCAGATCGGGAGCGTGATGCACCTGGGAGAAGCTTTCGAAGATCCTGTCCAGTTTCTCCGCGGGAATGCCGACGCCGCTGTCGCGCACCTCGAACAGCAGGTGGGCACTTTCCGTTTCCTGCTGCCCCTGGAGTGCGACTTTGACCTTTATGCCGCCCTTGCGCGTGAACTTGATGGCGTTGCCGATCAGGTTGGTGAGCACCTGCCGCAGCCTGCCGGGATCGCCGAGCAGTTGGACCGGGACGGCCGGGTCCATGTCGCTCTCGAAGGCGAGCCCCCTTTGTGCGGCCATGATCTGCAGGGGCTTGAACGTGGCCTCCAGGGTCTGGCCGAGGTCAAAGTTGGTATGCTGGAAATCTATTTTGCCGGCCTCGATCTTGGAGAGATCGAGGATGTCGTTGATGATGTCCATCAGGTTTTCGCCCGACTGCCTGACCAGCTCCAGGCACTCCCGGACCTGCGCCTCGCTGCTCATGTCCAGCGCCAGCCTGCTCATGCCCAGCACGCCGTTCATGGGCGTGCGTATCTCGTGGCTCATGTTGGCCAGGAATTCGCTCTTGGCCCTGTTGGCCCGCTCGGCTTCCTCCTTGGCGAGTGTCAGCTCCTCTCTCTGCTGCGCCAATTCCCAGAATAGAAAATCGAGGGGCCTGCGCAGGCTCGTCTCCACCAGGGCCTTGTAGAAGAAGAAGTACGAGCCGACCTTCAGGACGTGTCCTAGAACGTTCAGGATGCCGTAGACGTCCACGTAGAGGGTGAAGGCCAGGTGGGCAATCACGGAGAGCACCATGGAGGCCAGGAGATATCTATAGACGTAAGGGGCGAAATTCTGGCGGCGAAGGTGCAGGAATGCCGCAGCGGCCACCAGGATGAGGCTGATGATGTACTCGCTCCAGACCTTGAAGGGGGTAAGGCCGACTCCCTCCACGTAGCATTCGGGGAACCACCCGATGAATACGCTTGCGAGCAGCGCCGCGGTCAGGGCGAAATAGGTCAGGAGCACCTTTTCAGCCCATAGCTTGCGGACGAGGAACACTGGAGCGATCAGCAGCGAGACGGCCTGCATGTAGCTGGAAACGATCCACAGCTCCGTGGCCAGATTGGCCCCATGGCCGGGAAAGACGTTCATGCCCTTGTAGGCCAGGATGTGCACGATATCCAGGACGGCTATGAAGAAGAAGGAGATACCGACAAAGGTGATGTAATGGTTGCGGGCGATGGCGCGCGTGTTCCAGGCCACGAAGAAGATGCCCAGGGCCACGGCCACGCTGAACATCTCCACCAGTCCGTGGAAGAGCAGATAGCTGTGGAGTCTGGTGAGGAACAAGCCGGCGATCGCCAGAGTCGCCAAGGCCAACAGGGGCGCCTGGCGATGGCGATCTTGCCGGTGTGCGGTAATATCGTAAGCCATTTCAATTGCCTATGGATAAAATATGATGGAAAGGCCTCCCGCGACGCAAGGCGACGAAAAGACCGGATGCGGTGGTCGAGTACTCGTCAGTGCTCTTGAGATTCCTTACTTAGAAAGCCCATCCAGTTCTGGCAAGTCAATTCCATATGATTTTGGTTTTTAACTTAGCCAGCCTCGGCGGCAGGCGGGAACCAGCCGAGGTCCGCCGCTCGCCTTTCCGGCGCGTTGCGATCCATGCGGCGCCGCTCGAAGCCGGAACGCCGGTCCGAGGGCAGCAGCCCGCCCACCTGGCGCTCCACGAGGTAGGCATAGTAGCCGCATCGCGCCAGCAACTCGTCATGCGTGCCGGATTCCTCTATGCGCCCGCCGCGTATGACGCAGATGCGGTCCGCGTCCACCACCGTGGACAGGCGGTGGGCAATGACGAAGGTCGTGCGTCCGCGGATGAGCCGCGCCACGGCTTCCTGAATGCGGGCCTCGGTTTCGGCGTCCAGGGCCGAGGTCGCTTCGTCCAGGATGAGGATGGGAGGCTGCTTGAGCAAAGCCCTGGCGATGGCGATGCGTTGGCGTTCGCCGCCGGACAGGCGGCTGCCGCGCTCGCCCACTGGCGTGTCGTAGCCCTGCTCGAGGGCTGTTATGAATTCATGGGCATTGGCCATGCGCGCGGCCTCCTCGATTTCCTCCCGGCTGGCCGAGGGCCGGCCGTAGGCGATGTTGTCGCGCACGCTCTCGTTGAACAATAGAGCTTCCTGGAGCACCACGCCGATCTGGCGGCGCAGGGTCTTCTGCCTGAGTCGTCGGACATCCAGGCCGTCCACGAGCACGGAGCCCTGCTGCGGGTCATGAAATCGTTGCAGTAGCGCCATGAGCGTGGTTTTCCCCGCGCCGCTCGGGCCTACAAGGGCGATGGTCTGGTCCGGCATGGCGCGCAGGTTCACGTCCTGCAATACAGGCGCACGGCCATAACAGAAGGTCACGTGGCGGAACTCCACCAGCCCGCTCAAGATTGGCGCGTCCACGGCGTCGGGCGCGTCGCCCAAAGCGTCCTCGCGGTCCAGGATCTCGAATATCTGGGAGAGCGAGACGCCCGCGGTCTTGATCGTGCGGTATATGCCCGTGAGCCCCTGCACAGGGCCGAACAGACCGCCCACGTAGCCCAGGAATGCCACCACCGTGCCCAGGGTGATGTCGCCCTGGTACACGAGCACTCCGCCCAGCCCGATGGCCGTAATGCGCGCCGCCGCCACCACCATGCCCTGTAGCGCGCCCACGGAGGTGTCGAAGCCCACGCCGCGCGTAACCACGCGGTTGGCTTCGCGCACCCCGCGCAGGAAACGGCGCTTCTCATAGTCCTCCATGGCGAAACTGCGCACTGTCATGATGCCAGAGAGCACCTCGTTGAAGCGGGAGTAGATGCCGGCCCAGCTGTCCAGGAGAATTTTCTCGCGCCGCGTCTGGTTCGGGGCGGACAGGGCCGCGATGATGGCCGGGAGAGGCGCGAAGGCCACCACCACCACGGTCAGCAATGCGTCCAGGCGCAGCATGGCCGTTAGTGCCAGGGCCAGGTAGAACAACGAGGGCAGCACGCTGAAGGATATCTCGCTCACCGCGCCGATGAAGCCCTGGATGGAGCGGTCCAGGCGGGTCATGATGGCGCCCACGCCCTCCTTGCGCTGGTAGTCCTGGGGCAGGCGGTGCAGTCGGCTCACGGTTTCGTCCAGGAGCCGGTAGTGGATGCGCAGGCGCGTGCGCCAGGTGAGCCAGTTTGACAAGGCCTGCACGATCTCGCGGCCAAGGGCCAGCCCGGCCAGCAGGGCCACACCGAAAAACAGCCCTTCGGAGGCCTGCGGCCCCGTGAGGCTGTCGAAAATGTATTTCATGACCAAGGGGTCCACGGCGCCGGCTCCGGCCACGAGCAGGGTCAGCACGAGGATCACGGCGGCCGCGGCGGCGTGCGGTCTGGCGAAGCTCATGGCCCGGGCCAGCAGGGACCAGCTGTTCATGGGCGCTCCTTTTCCCCAGTCAGGGGAAAGGCCATGCTACACCAGCCGGTGGCCTTGGTCCAAGAGAAGACGAATCAGGGCTGCCGCCCCGAACCCCGCCCGGGGGAGGCGATTTCCCCGGACCCCTGCAGTGCGGCAAGGGGACGATTGCATGGCATGCATTGCGGCGAATCGAGGCGGACATTGCGGCCCGATCCGGTCGGGAGGAACCTTCCGGATGCGGGCTGCACGACTCTACGGCGGAGTAAATTCTTGCATTTCACGGCATATAGTTACAGAAACTTAATGGGGAGGATATTGTCAGGAAAGCTAGGATGCTTACGATTTCATCGACATGCGCTGCAAAGGAGTAGATATGAGTCCACGCGTGCACAGGTTTTTCCCTATAGCCCCGATCTTGACCCTGACCCTCGCGCTTGTCACGGCCGCGGGCGTACAGGCTGCGAGCCTCCCCGAATTCACCGACCTGGCCGAGAAAGCCGCGCCGTCGGTGGTCAACATCAGCTCCAAGGTGGCGATGCCCGAAGGCGGGCCGGCCATGCGCCAGGGCCCCCAGGGACCCCAAGGTCCCCGAGGCCGCAATCCGTTGGAGGAATTTTTCCGCGACTTCTTCGGCGAAGGCATGCCCATGCCCAGGCCCCAGGCCTCCCTGGGCTCCGGGTTCATCATCTCCCAGGACGGTTTCATCGTCACCAACAACCACGTGGTGCAGGACGCCGCCTCCATTGAGGTGCTCCTGGATGACGGCAAGGATACCTATCCTGCCAAGGTCATAGGCACCGATCCCGAAACCGACCTGGCCCTGATCAAGATCGAGCCCAAGACTCGGCTCGTCCCGCTGGAGTTCGGCAATTCCGAGCAGGCCAAGGTGGGCGAATGGGTGCTGGCCGTGGGCAACCCCTTCGGCCTGGACCACAGCGTCACGGCCGGCATCATCAGCGCCAAGGGCCGGGTCATCGGCGCAGGGCCCTACGACAACTTCATCCAGACCGACGCCTCCATCAACCCCGGCAACTCCGGCGGTCCGCTCATCAACATGGCCGGCAAGGTAATCGGCATCAACACGGCCATCGTGGCCACGGGCCAGGGCATCGGCTTCGCCGTGCCGAGCGACATCGCCAAGAGCGTGATCCAGCAGTTGCGCGAACATGGCGAGGTACGCCGCGGCCTACTGGGCGTGGCCATCCAGGACATGGACGCCAACACGGCCAAGGCCCTGGGCCTTAAGGAGGCGCAAGGCGCGCTGGTGGCTTCTGTCAGTCCCGGAAGCCCGGCCGCCGAGGCAGGCATCCGGCAGGGCGATGTCATTACCCGCGTAAACGGCCAGCCGGTGGAGGACTCCCGCACGCTTACCATGCGCATAGGCGCCATGCCTCCGGGCGAGCGCGTGAAGCTCACGGTCTGGCGCGGCGGTAAGCAGAAGGAGTACACGGTCAAGCTGGCCAAGCGTTCGGCCGAGGCCCTGGGCCAGATGCAGCCCGGCCAGCCTGGGCCGCAGCAGCCCGGCGGCGAGCTTTTGGGCATGTCCATGCGCAAGCTTACGGACCAGGAAGCCAGCGCTCTGGGCGTGGAGCCGGGCCGAGGCGTGCTCGTACAGGCCGTGGCCCCCGGTTCGCCAGCCGAAGAGAACGGCGTTGCCCCCGGCGACGTGATCCTGGAGATCAACCAGCAGCCCGTGAACAACCCGGCCGAGGCTCAGCGCATCATCAACGAAGATGCCAAGCGCAAGGGCGTAGCCCTGCTGCTGCTCTCACGGCGCGGCCAGAACCTGTTCGTGACTATTCCCATGGGACAGTAAGGCCGACAGGCCCGCACATAGCACCCCATCGCCTCCTTCACACGACCAGCGGAAGGCCCCGGGAAACCGGGGCCTTGCCGCTTTGGCGGTCCGGCAAGGAACCCATCTTGTTTGTTTGCAAAAAGAAAAGCGGGGTCCAGGGCATCCTCTTATCTTGAAAGGCTCCCGGTGGGACGGGGTCCGGGAAGGGCAAAGCCCTTCCCGGTTATCATGCGGTATGTTTTAGCCCCTGGCCACGGGCAGCGGTCCAAAGGATTGGCAGGTGGGCATGACCTCAAGGCGGTTGATGTTCATGTGCGCGGGGAGCGTGCAGACCCACCAGATGCACTCGGCGATGTCCTCGGGCGTGAGCGGCTGGCATTTGTCATAGACCTTGCCGGCCTTCTCGGCGTCGCCCTGGAAGCGCACCAGCGAGAATTCGCTCTCGGCCATGCCGGGCTCGATGTTGGTCACGCGCACGCCCTTGCCGTGCAGGTCAGCGCGCAGGTTGCGGGAGAACTGCTTGACGAAGGCCTTGGTGGCTCCGTACACATTGCCCCCGGGATAGGGATAGTCGCCGGCGATGGAGCCCAGGTTGACCACGTGGCCGCGGCCTCGCGCCACCATGCCCGGCAGGACCAGCCGGGTCATGTGCAGCAGGCCCTTGATGTTCGTGTCCACCATGGTTTCCCAATCCTCCAGGCTGCATTCCCAAGCCGGCTCCAAGCCCAGGGCCAAGCCGGCGTTGTTCACGAGCACATCGATATCCCCGAAGCCCTGGGGCAGCGCATTCAGTTCGCGCTCGCAGGCGGCCTTGTCGCGAACGTCGAACACCGCCAGATGAACGGGCACGCCGGACAGCTCGGCGCGCAGGGCTTCCAGGCGCTCGTGCCGCCGGCCCGTGAGCACGAGACGCCAGCCGCCGGCGGCGAACTTTCGCGCGCAGGCCGCGCCGAAGCCCGCCGTGGCGCCTGTAATACAAATGGTCTTTGTCATTTTTTGCTCCATTGCTGTTTGTCGAGCTACGTGGGCAGGCTCCCATAAGCCTCGGATCGCTGATCACGTGCGGAGAGGTATCCTCGCCAAGCCTTTCCAGGTTTCCGTCCCTGCGAACGGAATTAGGCCTGGAATGCCGGAGTGGCATAGCCTGACTCCTTGCCCTTCTTGACGAAAAAGCCGACTTTAGCACAATCTGTCGGGAAGCGGAACAATCAGGATGCCTTGCGAGCGACCGGGGCCGCGAAAGATCATGCAGCCCGTGCGGCCGCATGTGGCGGAGCGTGGGATCGCTGGCGGGCCAGGTTTTTGCAGCTAGAATTGTGGCCGCGTGGCGGCCTCTGCGGTTGATGGATCGGCCGCAAGCTGCGGACAGGAACCGAAAGACTGACTTTCAGAGAGGTTGAGCGACGTGCAGCGACTCGTTATGATTATTGGCCTCGTGGCGGCTCTGACCGCCTGGTCCGTTTCCCCAGGCCTGGCTCTGGCCAAGCGCTCCTTCGCAGCCATGGACAAGGACCACGACGGATGGATTTCCTTCGAGGAGGTCTTTGTCACTTACCCCGGCGTGGACGAGGAATACTTCGAGACTTTTGACAAGAACAGGGACGGGGTGCTGGACGCGAACGAGTGGAAGCGCTTCGTGCCCCGTAGCCGATAATGGCGAGCGCGCCGACAGTTCGGCGCGCTCCGAGGAAAACCGCTTAAAGGATCAGGGACAGGCAGCTGCAGACGGCGGGATCGACCTTGATGGGGCGGTTCTCCAGCAGCCTGGAGCACAAGGTCGTCAACCACGGCCGCGAGGTCTTGATCTCGCTCAGCAGAATATGACCCGTGCCGTCGCGCACGGTCATCTCGAACTTGCCTATCTCCAGGTCGATGGGCTCGGATTCACCCTCCAGCAGCACCTTGGCCTTCAATGACTTTGTCTTTGGATCGAACTCAAGCTTCAACACCTTACCGTACCCTCGCGCTAGTGTCAGGTTGAGCGCTTTGCAGAGCATAAGCTGCAGCGCCTTGTGCGGTATCAGTCTCATTGCAAATCTTGCCTTCCTGCGTGGTGCACGCTCATGGTTTCAATGACCAGCGACCGCGCAAGTTTGCGGCAGCAGGTTCCGGTCCTCGAGCAAGGCCATGAGCCCGGCGCAGTCCCGAGCCAGGAAGTCCGGCCCGCTGGCGTGAAGCTCCTCCGGCAGGGTCCGTCCGCTGGCCACGGCCGCCGTGGCCGTGCCCGCGCGCCGGCCCGTGAGCACGTCCATGGGATGGTCGCCGATCATGAGCGCGGCCTCGGGCGGCACGGCCAGCCGCTCCAGCGCGGTCAGCAGGTGCTCCGGATCGGGTTTGACCCTTACCACGCTCTCGCGTGGAAGCAGGCAATCCACACGCTGGGCGATGTCCGGGAACACGGCTGTCACTGCGGGCGTGCAGTTGCGGGTAATGACCGCGGTGCGCGCGCCGCAGCCGCGCAATCGGGTGAGCATGGAGCGAGTGGTGGGGAAAAGGGAACCCTGCGACGCGGCCTTTATCTCCATGTCCATAA
The genomic region above belongs to Desulfocurvibacter africanus subsp. africanus DSM 2603 and contains:
- a CDS encoding transposase, with the translated sequence MQITREQYQRIADSFPRQRGNVSLDNLQVINAILYVLEQGCKWRGLPKHFGNWHSIYTRMNRWSKSGVLDRIFTRLQEEQMISI
- a CDS encoding MASE3 domain-containing protein, translating into MAYDITAHRQDRHRQAPLLALATLAIAGLFLTRLHSYLLFHGLVEMFSVAVALGIFFVAWNTRAIARNHYITFVGISFFFIAVLDIVHILAYKGMNVFPGHGANLATELWIVSSYMQAVSLLIAPVFLVRKLWAEKVLLTYFALTAALLASVFIGWFPECYVEGVGLTPFKVWSEYIISLILVAAAAFLHLRRQNFAPYVYRYLLASMVLSVIAHLAFTLYVDVYGILNVLGHVLKVGSYFFFYKALVETSLRRPLDFLFWELAQQREELTLAKEEAERANRAKSEFLANMSHEIRTPMNGVLGMSRLALDMSSEAQVRECLELVRQSGENLMDIINDILDLSKIEAGKIDFQHTNFDLGQTLEATFKPLQIMAAQRGLAFESDMDPAVPVQLLGDPGRLRQVLTNLIGNAIKFTRKGGIKVKVALQGQQETESAHLLFEVRDSGVGIPAEKLDRIFESFSQVHHAPDLEQGGTGLGLAISKELVRMMGGRIQVESEVGKGSTFSFTAAFGSVVQAPAPAFQAQPTILRQWRGVKVLLAEDNDVNALLAEELLRRRGHEVLRVQDGLEALQALQREPFDLVLMDWRMPKLDGLEATKIIRRSPPPGVDPDIPIIAVTASALEEHKQLLLESGMNGYIAKPIDLDEFDTLLSEILGTSSARKAASDKRPELAMAAL
- a CDS encoding ABC transporter ATP-binding protein, with amino-acid sequence MNSWSLLARAMSFARPHAAAAAVILVLTLLVAGAGAVDPLVMKYIFDSLTGPQASEGLFFGVALLAGLALGREIVQALSNWLTWRTRLRIHYRLLDETVSRLHRLPQDYQRKEGVGAIMTRLDRSIQGFIGAVSEISFSVLPSLFYLALALTAMLRLDALLTVVVVAFAPLPAIIAALSAPNQTRREKILLDSWAGIYSRFNEVLSGIMTVRSFAMEDYEKRRFLRGVREANRVVTRGVGFDTSVGALQGMVVAAARITAIGLGGVLVYQGDITLGTVVAFLGYVGGLFGPVQGLTGIYRTIKTAGVSLSQIFEILDREDALGDAPDAVDAPILSGLVEFRHVTFCYGRAPVLQDVNLRAMPDQTIALVGPSGAGKTTLMALLQRFHDPQQGSVLVDGLDVRRLRQKTLRRQIGVVLQEALLFNESVRDNIAYGRPSASREEIEEAARMANAHEFITALEQGYDTPVGERGSRLSGGERQRIAIARALLKQPPILILDEATSALDAETEARIQEAVARLIRGRTTFVIAHRLSTVVDADRICVIRGGRIEESGTHDELLARCGYYAYLVERQVGGLLPSDRRSGFERRRMDRNAPERRAADLGWFPPAAEAG
- a CDS encoding DegQ family serine endoprotease, with amino-acid sequence MSPRVHRFFPIAPILTLTLALVTAAGVQAASLPEFTDLAEKAAPSVVNISSKVAMPEGGPAMRQGPQGPQGPRGRNPLEEFFRDFFGEGMPMPRPQASLGSGFIISQDGFIVTNNHVVQDAASIEVLLDDGKDTYPAKVIGTDPETDLALIKIEPKTRLVPLEFGNSEQAKVGEWVLAVGNPFGLDHSVTAGIISAKGRVIGAGPYDNFIQTDASINPGNSGGPLINMAGKVIGINTAIVATGQGIGFAVPSDIAKSVIQQLREHGEVRRGLLGVAIQDMDANTAKALGLKEAQGALVASVSPGSPAAEAGIRQGDVITRVNGQPVEDSRTLTMRIGAMPPGERVKLTVWRGGKQKEYTVKLAKRSAEALGQMQPGQPGPQQPGGELLGMSMRKLTDQEASALGVEPGRGVLVQAVAPGSPAEENGVAPGDVILEINQQPVNNPAEAQRIINEDAKRKGVALLLLSRRGQNLFVTIPMGQ
- a CDS encoding SDR family oxidoreductase — encoded protein: MTKTICITGATAGFGAACARKFAAGGWRLVLTGRRHERLEALRAELSGVPVHLAVFDVRDKAACERELNALPQGFGDIDVLVNNAGLALGLEPAWECSLEDWETMVDTNIKGLLHMTRLVLPGMVARGRGHVVNLGSIAGDYPYPGGNVYGATKAFVKQFSRNLRADLHGKGVRVTNIEPGMAESEFSLVRFQGDAEKAGKVYDKCQPLTPEDIAECIWWVCTLPAHMNINRLEVMPTCQSFGPLPVARG
- a CDS encoding EF-hand domain-containing protein codes for the protein MQRLVMIIGLVAALTAWSVSPGLALAKRSFAAMDKDHDGWISFEEVFVTYPGVDEEYFETFDKNRDGVLDANEWKRFVPRSR
- a CDS encoding HAD family hydrolase, whose protein sequence is MRSTPFQALIFDFDGTLAALTIDFALMKQRLAALAEVFLEESISPDGLPALEWVEQLAATVMSRHGRELSLEFHTRCRFLIMDMEIKAASQGSLFPTTRSMLTRLRGCGARTAVITRNCTPAVTAVFPDIAQRVDCLLPRESVVRVKPDPEHLLTALERLAVPPEAALMIGDHPMDVLTGRRAGTATAAVASGRTLPEELHASGPDFLARDCAGLMALLEDRNLLPQTCAVAGH